Proteins encoded within one genomic window of Gemmatimonadaceae bacterium:
- a CDS encoding GNAT family N-acetyltransferase, which translates to MTPNAPSDTTIRPAIRADLPRLGRLGALLVDEHHGFDERRFIPTRERTPADYASFLIRQLDDPKSIVLVADDHGDVIGYVYATDEGHDYMSLRGPAGVLQDILVAPEFRRRGVGEQLLTAAIDTLRARGISQIVLSTAERNAEAQRLFARAGFRRTMVEMTRDFGRDAEG; encoded by the coding sequence ATGACGCCTAACGCCCCGAGCGACACCACCATCCGCCCCGCCATCCGCGCCGACCTCCCCCGACTGGGCCGGCTTGGCGCGCTCCTCGTCGACGAGCACCATGGCTTCGACGAGCGGCGCTTCATCCCCACGCGCGAACGCACGCCGGCGGACTACGCGAGCTTCCTCATCCGCCAGCTCGACGATCCCAAGTCGATCGTCCTCGTGGCCGACGACCACGGCGACGTGATCGGCTACGTGTACGCCACCGACGAAGGGCACGACTACATGTCGCTGCGTGGCCCCGCCGGTGTCCTGCAGGACATCCTGGTCGCCCCCGAGTTCCGGCGGCGCGGTGTGGGCGAGCAGCTCCTCACCGCGGCCATCGACACGCTCCGCGCGCGCGGCATCTCGCAGATCGTCCTGTCCACGGCCGAGCGGAACGCCGAGGCGCAGCGGCTCTTCGCGCGCGCCGGCTTTCGGCGCACGATGGTGGAGATGACGCGCGACTTCGGGCGCGATGCGGAGGGGTAG
- a CDS encoding dCMP deaminase family protein — translation MPALVRPDRNTYFMGIAMAVRARADCTGLKVGAIIVRDRRIVSSGYNGTPEGMTNCSAGGCHRCANRDTYPSGTAYDLCICVHAEQNALLAAARFGIAVEGATLYTTVRPCFGCTKEMLQAGIHKVYYLHDWVHPDADKQKQYEVLQARFHGGIDWLDMADPDAAWAGARAAVATDLPDEHGHR, via the coding sequence ATGCCCGCGCTCGTTCGCCCCGATCGCAACACCTACTTCATGGGAATCGCCATGGCCGTGCGCGCCCGGGCCGACTGCACGGGGCTCAAGGTCGGTGCGATCATCGTGCGCGACCGGCGCATCGTCTCGTCAGGCTACAACGGGACGCCCGAGGGGATGACCAACTGCTCGGCGGGTGGCTGCCACCGCTGCGCCAATCGCGACACGTATCCCTCCGGCACCGCGTACGACCTCTGCATCTGCGTGCACGCCGAGCAGAATGCGTTGCTGGCGGCGGCGCGCTTCGGGATCGCGGTGGAAGGGGCGACGCTCTACACCACCGTGCGCCCGTGCTTTGGTTGCACCAAGGAGATGTTGCAGGCGGGGATCCACAAGGTGTATTACCTGCACGACTGGGTGCATCCCGACGCCGACAAGCAGAAGCAGTACGAGGTGCTGCAGGCTCGCTTCCATGGCGGGATCGACTGGCTCGACATGGCGGATCCCGACGCTGCGTGGGCGGGGGCGCGCGCCGCCGTCGCCACCGACCTGCCTGACGAGCATGGGCATCGCTGA